The Lolium perenne isolate Kyuss_39 chromosome 6, Kyuss_2.0, whole genome shotgun sequence genome segment GCCCCCAAAGCTTTTTGGGGCCCAGTCGCGCGCCCCAAAGGCCCATTTCGTCTGGTGCGGCCCAGTaaagtgtccggcgccccgaggccATCCCCGCTCCACATGGGACGCTTCAGGCGCGCCAGACAGAGCGAAATGCGAGGTGGGAATgggcgggcccgacgcgtcattgACACACATAACGAAGTGCTGCAGCTTTGACTTAATGGTAACGAGGGGTAGGCGATATGCGTAAAAAGACAAAAAATGGTGCTAAAAGTAAGGCTTTTTGTGAGAcatgttttgtcttttttacctCGACCATAAAAAGTATCTATTTGTTGCAAAATTGTACGAATAAACATAGATTTTCATTTGTACTTGCGAGTTTTTTTATTAGAATATTTTCACAACTAGAAATATTTTTTTTTGGTGGAGAGAGCATATGCACCCGAGAGCCAAATTAAATTTCCGTTTATAAATAGGTTACCCCGCATTCTGAGGATTGTGGGAAAAAAGAATTAACACCCATGCAAAATCTGACGGTGCAAATGTGTGGGCTACATAAGATTAAATATTATTAAGGTATTAGTTTTATATATAGATATTGGATTGTCTAGCGGCCCAAATGCGCGAGCCACCCCACTAGTTATACTATTAAATTATTGGAGTAAGTCAGGAAGTTCGGTTACACGTTGGCATCAGATATTCACCATCTACAGGGTGTTATATATATATAGCTGACgttgttggggggggggggggggggatggtaTCTTCTGAAGAGCGAATGGGACGTGAATCTGTGATActtcatatcatataggagtatgTGGTACATTATTATTTGTAAGAGATAGATAAACATCATGAATATTACATCAATAAAGCAAGCACTTTTACACATGACCTCTACTTATCCCTCCGGGATGTAAACTTCATTGTCGAACTCCATTTCCCTGTTCATTTTGATcttcttttttcgataaaggaaatatatcaGTATCAAAAGATATCATTTTGATCTTCTTAAAAACATTTTCATCTTCAATTCTGATTTTTTCGACAATTTTTGGTCGTTTTCCATGGATCAAAATTTCAAAATCATTGGAGTAGACATAAATATGAGGATCCTCTATCATGGGAAGTGCAGAGTCTTCTATTTCTAGGGTCTTCAATTTTTCCAAGCCTATCACCATTGTCCTCAGTTTGTGAAACCCACGAGCTTTGAAGGTAAGCTTATTCCCTCTGTACGAGCCTGTATACAAGGCAATATCAATTAGGAAAGGCAACATTGCCAGCTCGTCAATAAAATCCTGTGAGATCTCTGTGTTTTCTAGAGACAGCTGAGTGAGATTGGGCAGTGACTTGCAAATGCCGTTTATTTCAGATGTCATATCAAGCCTTCCTTTTATTTCCATAATCTCTAGGCGTGGCAATGATTGAGTAAACACAATTGACGGAACAACGTCACCCTTTAGGTTAAGCAACTTGAGATGAATGAGTTTGTTGAGAGCTGCTAGCAAATTGTCTTTGTTGAGCGCCGACAGTTTCCAAATGAACAAACAACTAAGATATAACATTTCTGCAAGGGTATTTTCATCCCATCCAATCTTTTCATCTGGTGTTACGCTCTCAAGTGTTTGTATGTACTTCAGCCTGCCAACCCTCCTAGGAAGGATGATTCCATCACCAAATACATGCCGGAGAGTCAAAATCTGCCAGAATGATTCAGGGAGCTCCGTGACATTTGTGCCTCTGACATCTAGTGTTTGAAGATTTATGAGCCTTCCAATTGATGGTGGGATCTCCCTCAAGGAACATGATTTAATACCGAGGTACTGCAAATGCAAAACATTGCCAATTTCATTTGGTAACTTAAGACCAACCTCAAGGCCCTGTATGTTGATGACACGGAGGAAATGGGATCCTTGCAACAGTTGTCGTATGTACGAATTGTTGCGTCTCTTGGATTTGGCTCCATGACTTGATAGACTTGAACATATCAGACTCTTTCCAGCTGTGATAAATTCTTCCTCTCCAGTGTCTTCATCTTTCTCAAAGCAAGCTAGTACGGACCAGAGCTTTGGCATGTGGTTGTCAAGAGCAGCATATTTGCTAATGTTGTTCTGTAAAGAGAGGCGGCGAGCAGATGCCAAAGGGAGGAAATCGTCACCACCATGGACTTCAACAAAATTTGTATCCTGCGCTTGAAAGCACAGAAATGCATGGATATGCTCATGGATGGTGACAAACTCATTATCGCAGATGAGATAGTCCATCAGAGTAAGACTAACCAAATGCCTAGCGACCAACTCCTTTAAGTATTGCTGCCCCACTTTCTCCATTGGCTTCCCCTCTTTGGATCGTAGGAACCCCTCTGCCACCCAAATGCACACCAAGTTGCTTGTTTTGATTGGCATGTTGGGTGGAAATGCGGCAAAGTAGAGGAAGCATGATTTTATGACATGTGGTAGATCATCAAAGCATAAGGAGAGTATGTTATCCAATCTCCTTGATTGCCTGGACTTGAGCTGGTCTAGGACAGCGTTCCATTCGCTAGGGAACTCCTTGGTCCGAAGGAGGCCTGCGAGGAGGACAACCGCCAGTGGTAGTCCTTCAGTGATGTCCAAAATAACTTGTCGGTGGTGTGCTTGAATGAAACTGCGCAGATGATCGTTGTACCTTTGGCCATTCTCTTGAACACAAACTCGTTGACAGAACAATTCCATTGTGGCATCTTCATCAAAGCAATCCACTTCAATAGAGATATGTTCAAAGGTAGCTGGAGGAGCTTCTGGTTTATTTTTTGTGATTTGCACCACTCTGCTATAGGAATCAGTGGGGAGTGCCATCAGAAAGGTTTTCCATTCAATACTACTTACCTCGGCATCTACCACCAACAAGTACCTCTGATTATCGTCCTTCATTAATAAGGTCTTCAGTCTATTCTTGATTTCATCGGCAGGGTACGTCAAAAACTCTTCTGATATCTGCTGAATTACTAGGTTCATGATGTTTGAAGCCCTAAAATCTGGTGGAAAGCTTGCCCAAGCCTGagaaccaaaatgattttttgtgGAATGCCTTTCGTAGACATCCCTAACAAGAGATGTCTTGCCAACACcacttctcccaaacaaagatATCACAACCGGACCATAAGAGGCCGAAGATTTAAAAAGTGCATCATGTAGCACCATTTGCTTGTCCCCGCGTTTCACCAGTGAGAACTGGCGGGAATCCCCCCTGCTATGCAATTATACAAGTCATTTATGTTCATTGATGTGCTATACTAGGCAATGTAAAATCTTTATATTATGTTTATCACATACTCTCTGGTATGCCCTTCATATTGTGTCAAACACACATGGGTGTAACTAGATGCTCCCATGTGTGTTTGACACAATTGAGAGGGTATGGAAGATGCACTAAGTATAAAAAAGGATGTTCCGTTCAGACAAATCATATCAGAAATGAAGAACAGTAAACAATATATAATTGAGCCCCCCATTGACAATTGCAGAAGTCTAGTTTGCTTAAAGAAAGAATaggaggaggagagagaatgaaTAATGGGGTCTCATTTGGTCTCTACTTCAGCTAAAACTCTCTTTGCTGCAATATGACAATATTGATCGCTGTGGGGCATTGAGACATTCTACAAATGCAATAGTAATCTTTTAAAATAAGAGTATCTACTTAAAAAATATAATCTATCATGGAAATAAAAATGCCTACATTCTTTAAGTACTGAAAATGTGAGTCACCCTACATTATGATCTTGTGTGTAGAAACTATCATGCCTGGAGGTGCATCTTATAGCATGATTATTTCAACTGTAATACTACACCTGGGTAGTTACCCCAACGTATGTTTCAAGCAGTAGATGTACTATTTATCGTACCAAAGAGTATGTAGTTATTGTATAAAGTATATAAGACTATTTTGTTAGTATATATAGTACTATTTAGGTAGTATGCACATTTTTTTCACATACTCGTAGTTTACGTATAAATATTTAGCTATTAGTATATATATAGTGTTTAAACTATGGATCCACTTGAAATTTTGTGATGTAATTTGTTGTGAAGTATCTTAGATATATTATATGAACATAATCAGACCGATAAAGTATTATATATACTTTTGTATGGAAGTATATGTGatgtgggtgtaactacacccagaTCCCTCGGTCGCTCCTGGAGACTCTGTCAAAGAAGAGTAGATcatcgccctatgctctggcgatGAGTATGAAGGTTGCTAGTTTTGAGCGATGCAAGCCAGGGGAAGCAGAGTGCAATTGCTCTAACTTTATACTTCTTTGTTCTTTTTAGCCTATTCTTAGCGCTCTTAGGTTGGTAATTAAGTCTTGTTATCAGTTTATCCTTACACGCCCCTTCCTCTGTTATGCGTTCCgtacaacaactttcatgttcaaGGTGTTATGTTTATGTTTGCCAGTGGTTTACATGCATGACCCACCGCCATACGGGAATCTGTTCATAAGTTGTCTTTCCTACCATACGGATCTACGGACCATGTCGCTGGCAGAGTCACACGTGCTTCTCATGCGCTTCCTCATGCAAACAACGGCTACTTGCTATGTTTTGAAATAAGAGTGAAGTGGTGGCCAATGTGATGCCTTCATAATTAAGGACTCAATTTTCTCTCAATTTAGCCAATATGACACAAGATGTTGGCTATATACAAACTCCAGAGTCGACTGGAATCTATACAATGTTTGGGGTTCCTTATCTTTTAATATTCATCAGAATAATCAATTCTCAGTAAGGAAAAAAATAacgcgctataacaaaatagcgtggATCTAAAAATATGCTATTAGCAtgttatagcgtgctattaacaCGAATAGCGCGCTATAGCGCAGAAATGGCGTAGCGTCGGCTctccagatatgctatagcgtgctattaacgttggaatagcgcgctatttttttccatgattcTCAGTCAACCTTGGAGCCTCAGTGTCCTTCTAAAGATCCAGATATCGTGGGGTATGGATTCAGCCAATAATTTCCTTCTAAAGAAAGTTTACAGAGGACCATAAATTGTGTTGTTTCTAATACGACATGGAGACCATTCAACATTTAACTTTCTACTATCATCCTTGCTCTAGCACGGCGAAATGGGGCTTGAGCCATAGTGCAACTCGTTATAACGACgatcctgtgccgacggcaaaatATCAGGGCCGTTGGCACAGGACTCGTTCCAGCCAGGCCAGTCGTCGGCACATGAAGGTTTGTGCCGACGGCAACCGTCGGCACAGTTTCGGCCATCGGCACAGCCTCTCCGTCCTGACGGCGAGCTAACAGCGTCAGGCCTGTGCCGACATATTTCAgccctgtgccgacggcaactattttccattttaccacattaatcttcaaaaaatcataactaaatcattataattcagaaaaatacaaataatatatcaaaattttcagaaaaataagtTCTATCTTGAAAAAATATCAAACTTGGAATATTTAAAATATCTCAAAGAACCTTctcaaaaatgagctagcatatccGATGTTTTATGGCTTTCACACATAACAAccaatgttatggatagaatcgcgacatagtttgtgataatgtgctcATATTGTGTACACATGTGCATCTTGAGATGTCTTACGATGTTGCGGGAGGAAGTTTTCCATTTCATCACACGAAAAACCATTTTCCTTTTTTGAGGTGTCGAaaacggggtgttttgtgaagcaaccaccaaattaaagtttcacattggtaccaacacatttttcaaaaatactagaccacatAAGATGGACAATTTATTAACCGATGTATCTGAAACCTTTTcgtccacccctcatgaaaaagacaaattcctgccgtatcggtaggaggccgaccagatttaaactacaggtacatgatataatgctcaagattttttataaaaaaatttACATTCaaaacatgctatttcatcagagatccagtgcaagtttGGCGAGCGTCAGCCCTGGGCAAAGGATCTTCGTGCCCACTGttttttgaatatagtttgaaacagacataaaaaattcgaaaacgatccaaacaatgtgaaactttcgcgtggtgtcatattatgtgtcatagttaCAAGGAAAAATATTGAAGTTGGAAAATTGTGAACATCACAAAAAATCTTacacaaaatgagctatcatgttcgaggtttcatgacatttaggtcaaacgaccaatgttatggatagaatcacgccatagtttgtgataatgttcCCATACTATGCGTACACGTGCATATTGGGATGTCTTACGAtattgcaggaggaagttttccatttcatcgcatgaaaaaaccattttccatttttgaggtgccgaaaaCCGGGTGTTttatgaagcaaccaccaaattaaagattCACATAAGTAgcaacacatttttcaaaaatactagaccaacTAAGATGGAAAATTTCTCAACCGGTGTTCATGAAAAAGAtaaattcctgccgaatcggtaggacgtcgaccagatttgaactacaggtacatgatgtattgctcaagattttttgtaaaaattatttttagattcacaacatgctatttcatcagagatccagtgcaaTTTTAGCGAGCCTCAGCCCCGAgcaaaggatcttcatgcccgccgttttgaatatagtttaaaacgggcataaaaaatttaaaaatgatccaaacaatgtgaaaccttcgcgtgctgtcatattatatgtcatattttcaagcaaaaatattaaagttggaaaattgcgaacatcacaaaaaatccttcacaaaatgagctatcatgttcgaggtttcatgacatttaggtcaaacgaccaatgttatggatagaatcgc includes the following:
- the LOC127309092 gene encoding putative disease resistance RPP13-like protein 2, whose protein sequence is MEKVGQQYLKELVARHLVSLTLMDYLICDNEFVTIHEHIHAFLCFQAQDTNFVEVHGGDDFLPLASARRLSLQNNISKYAALDNHMPKLWSVLACFEKDEDTGEEEFITAGKSLICSSLSSHGAKSKRRNNSYIRQLLQGSHFLRVINIQGLEVGLKLPNEIGNVLHLQYLGIKSCSLREIPPSIGRLINLQTLDVRGTNVTELPESFWQILTLRHVFGDGIILPRRVGRLKYIQTLESVTPDEKIGWDENTLAEMLYLSCLFIWKLSALNKDNLLAALNKLIHLKLLNLKGDVVPSIVFTQSLPRLEIMEIKGRLDMTSEINGICKSLPNLTQLSLENTEISQDFIDELAMLPFLIDIALYTGSYRGNKLTFKARGFHKLRTMVIGLEKLKTLEIEDSALPMIEDPHIYVYSNDFEILIHGKRPKIVEKIRIEDENVFKKIKMISFDTDIFPLSKKEDQNEQGNGVRQ